A genome region from Ahaetulla prasina isolate Xishuangbanna chromosome 8, ASM2864084v1, whole genome shotgun sequence includes the following:
- the LIN54 gene encoding protein lin-54 homolog isoform X2 — protein MEVVSAEVNSLLPEEIMDTGITLEEDESIEAVIVGDPIPMETELEGIANVSSAEDHTTIDAPSVTTESVALPSNCVGPVTGNAAFVKSDASVTPQPSFQSGLQKLGTQTPVSLSGNQIILNKATDLKIGKQAIKQEGQKLIVTTLGKPGQPIVLALPHNQLSQSQKTTSQLQASDSKVPAQQFKVVTIGGRSEVKPIIGVSTLTPGCQLVNTANQSSVLQTQQLKAVQIAKKTRTPTSAPMITKLIITKPINSKAVTGQTTQVSPVIAGRVLTQTAPGTPPKTVTISESGVIGTTISSTIQEASNKIAISPLKSPNKLTVVSVASQPPSSPQKTVSVPLNVALGQQILTVQHSTPSSPGKAVANSTTAQAVKSAVQTLTVGGVGTSQFKTIIPLATAPNVQQIQVPGSKFHYVRLVTATTASSTAQPANQNPSTSTATLQQAKPVVVNATPVRMSVPIIPATQTVKQVAPKPMNTTSQIVTTSQPQQRLIMPATPLPQIQPNLTNLPPGTVLAPAHGTGNVGYAFLPAQYVTQLQQPSCVSIASSTSLSGTSSIQTQARLPFNGIISSESANRPRKPCNCTKSLCLKLYCDCFANGEFCNNCNCTNCYNNLDHENDRQKAIKACLDRNPEAFKPKIGKGKEGESDRRHSKGCNCKRSGCLKNYCECYEAKIMCSSICKCIGCKNFEESPERKTLMHLADAAEVRVQQQTAAKTKLSSQISDLLTRPAPVLTSGGGRLPFTFVTKEVADATCDCLLAQAEQAEKAGKSKAAAERMILEEFGRCLMRIINSAGKSKSDPCAMNC, from the exons ATGGAGGTTGTGTCAGCAGAAGTGAACAGCTTGCTCCCCGAAGAGATCATGGACACAGGTATAACATTGGAGGAAGACGAGAGCATCGAAGCTGTAATTGTGGGGGACCCTATTCCTATGGAAACGGAACTGGAGGGAATAGCAAATGTAAGCTCCGCTGAGGATCATACTACTATTGACGCACCCTCAGTCACTACGGAATCTGTCGCATTGCCCAGCAATTGTGTTGGCCCCGTTACCGGCAATGCTGCCTTCGTAAAATCTGATGCCAGTGTGACTCCACAACCTTCTTTTCAAAGCGGCCTCCAGAAGCTGGGCACCCAGACTCCCGTTTCTCTATCAGGCAATCAAATTATTCTTAACAAAGCAACGGACTTGAAAATTGGTAAACAGGCCATAAAGCAGGAAGGTCAAAAACTCATAGTAACAACTCTGGGCAAGCCCGGACAACCAATTGTCTTAGCGCTACCCCACAACCAGCTGTCACAGTCTCAGAAGACCACATCGCAATTACAAGCAAGTGACTCCAAGGTTCCAGCCCAGCAGTTCAAGGTGGTCACAATTGGAGGAAGGTCAGAGGTGAAACCCATCATTGGTGTCTCTACTTTGACTCCAGGGTGCCAGCTGGTAAATACCGCAAACCAGTCATCCGTACTGCAGACCCAGCAATTAAAAGCAGTGCAG attgcTAAGAAAACCAGGACACCAACTTCAGCTCCAATGATAACAAAACTCATCATCACAAAACCAATCAATAGCAAAGCAGTTACAGGGCAGACAACTCAAGTATCACCAGTTATTGCag gtagaGTTCTTACACAGACTGCTCCGGGGACACCCCCCAAAACTGTAACTATATCAGAAAGTGGAGTTATTGGGACAACTATAAGTTCTACAATACAGGAGGCATCAAATAAGATAGCAATCTCCCCTTTGAAATCCCCAAATAAG CTAACGGTGGTGTCAGTCGCCTCGCAGCCTCCAAGCTCCCCACAGAAAACAGTCAGTGTTCCTCTCAACGTAGCGCTGGGACAGCAGATTCTCACAGTGCAGCATTCAACGCCCTCTTCCCCGGGAAAAGCTGTCGCTAACAGTACAACTGCTCAG GCTGTGAAATCTGCAGTACAGACCCTCACTGTTGGGGGAGTGGGTACTTCTCAATTTAAGACGATAATTCCCTTGGCAACGGCACCCAATGTTCAGCAAATTCAGGTACCTGGAAGCAAATTCCATTATGTCCGGCTTGTAACTGCCACAACTGCCAGTAGTACAGCACAACCAGCCAATCAAAACCCCAGCACCAGCACTGCAACCCTGCAGCAAG CCAAACCAGTGGTGGTGAATGCAACCCCTGTACGGATGTCTGTTCCAATTATTCCAGCAACGCAGACAGTCAAACAA GTGGCCCCCAAACCAATGAACACAACTTCGCAGATAGTTACCACAAGCCAGCCACAACAGAGACTCATTATGCCTGCCACGCCACTGCCACAAATCCAACCCAACCTCACCAACCTTCCCCCTGGCACTGTCCTGGCCCCTGCCCATGGCACAGGAAATGTGGGCTATGCGTTTCTCCCAGCTCAGTATGTCACACAG ctACAGCAGCCATCTTGTGTCTCCATAGCGAGCAGTACTAGTCTTAGTGGGACATCAAGTATCCAGACCCAAGCCCGGCTTCCATTCAATGG AATAATCTCGTCTGAATCTGCAAATCGTCCAAGAAAACCCTGCAATTGTACAAAATCACTGTGTCTTAAGCT atactGCGATTGCTTTGCAAATGGAGAGTTCTGTAACAATTGCAACTGTACAAATTGCTATAACAACCTGGACCATGAAAACGATAGGCAAAAAGCAATCAag GCCTGCCTGGACAGAAATCCTGAAGCCTTTAAACCTaaaatagggaagggaaaggaaggcgaGTCGGACAGGCGACacagcaaaggttgtaactgcaaAAGGTCTGGGTGCCTCAAAAATTATTGCGAGTGCTATGAG GCAAAGATCATGTGCTCTTCAATTTGCAAATGTATTGGCTGCAAGAATTTTGAAGAAAGCCCAGAACGGAAAACGCTGATGCACTTGGCCGATGCTGCTGAAGTGCGAGTCCAGCAGCAAACAGCCGCCAAGACAAAATTGTCTTCGCAGATTTCAGATCTTTTAACCAGGCCAGCCCCAGTGCTGACAAGCGGAGGGGGAAG gTTGCCCTTCACGTTTGTAACAAAAGAGGTTGCTGATGCGACATGTGACTGTTTACTTGCACAGGCTGAACAGGCCGAGAAAGCAGGAAAATCAAAAGCAGCAGCGGAACGGATGATTCTAGAGGAATTTGGACGTTGTCTAATGAGAATCATTAACTCGGCAGGAAAGTCCAAAAGTGATCCTTGTGCCATGAActgctga
- the LIN54 gene encoding protein lin-54 homolog isoform X3 yields the protein MEVVSAEVNSLLPEEIMDTGITLEEDESIEAVIVGDPIPMETELEGIANVSSAEDHTTIDAPSVTTESVALPSNCVGPVTGNAAFVKSDASVTPQPSFQSGLQKLGTQTPVSLSGNQIILNKATDLKIGKQAIKQEGQKLIVTTLGKPGQPIVLALPHNQLSQSQKTTSQLQASDSKVPAQQFKVVTIGGRSEVKPIIGVSTLTPGCQLVNTANQSSVLQTQQLKAVQIAKKTRTPTSAPMITKLIITKPINSKAVTGQTTQVSPVIAGRVLTQTAPGTPPKTVTISESGVIGTTISSTIQEASNKIAISPLKSPNKQLTVVSVASQPPSSPQKTVSVPLNVALGQQILTVQHSTPSSPGKAVANSTTAQAVKSAVQTLTVGGVGTSQFKTIIPLATAPNVQQIQVPGSKFHYVRLVTATTASSTAQPANQNPSTSTATLQQAKPVVVNATPVRMSVPIIPATQTVKQVAPKPMNTTSQIVTTSQPQQRLIMPATPLPQIQPNLTNLPPGTVLAPAHGTGNVGYAFLPAQYVTQQPSCVSIASSTSLSGTSSIQTQARLPFNGIISSESANRPRKPCNCTKSLCLKLYCDCFANGEFCNNCNCTNCYNNLDHENDRQKAIKACLDRNPEAFKPKIGKGKEGESDRRHSKGCNCKRSGCLKNYCECYEAKIMCSSICKCIGCKNFEESPERKTLMHLADAAEVRVQQQTAAKTKLSSQISDLLTRPAPVLTSGGGRLPFTFVTKEVADATCDCLLAQAEQAEKAGKSKAAAERMILEEFGRCLMRIINSAGKSKSDPCAMNC from the exons ATGGAGGTTGTGTCAGCAGAAGTGAACAGCTTGCTCCCCGAAGAGATCATGGACACAGGTATAACATTGGAGGAAGACGAGAGCATCGAAGCTGTAATTGTGGGGGACCCTATTCCTATGGAAACGGAACTGGAGGGAATAGCAAATGTAAGCTCCGCTGAGGATCATACTACTATTGACGCACCCTCAGTCACTACGGAATCTGTCGCATTGCCCAGCAATTGTGTTGGCCCCGTTACCGGCAATGCTGCCTTCGTAAAATCTGATGCCAGTGTGACTCCACAACCTTCTTTTCAAAGCGGCCTCCAGAAGCTGGGCACCCAGACTCCCGTTTCTCTATCAGGCAATCAAATTATTCTTAACAAAGCAACGGACTTGAAAATTGGTAAACAGGCCATAAAGCAGGAAGGTCAAAAACTCATAGTAACAACTCTGGGCAAGCCCGGACAACCAATTGTCTTAGCGCTACCCCACAACCAGCTGTCACAGTCTCAGAAGACCACATCGCAATTACAAGCAAGTGACTCCAAGGTTCCAGCCCAGCAGTTCAAGGTGGTCACAATTGGAGGAAGGTCAGAGGTGAAACCCATCATTGGTGTCTCTACTTTGACTCCAGGGTGCCAGCTGGTAAATACCGCAAACCAGTCATCCGTACTGCAGACCCAGCAATTAAAAGCAGTGCAG attgcTAAGAAAACCAGGACACCAACTTCAGCTCCAATGATAACAAAACTCATCATCACAAAACCAATCAATAGCAAAGCAGTTACAGGGCAGACAACTCAAGTATCACCAGTTATTGCag gtagaGTTCTTACACAGACTGCTCCGGGGACACCCCCCAAAACTGTAACTATATCAGAAAGTGGAGTTATTGGGACAACTATAAGTTCTACAATACAGGAGGCATCAAATAAGATAGCAATCTCCCCTTTGAAATCCCCAAATAAG CAGCTAACGGTGGTGTCAGTCGCCTCGCAGCCTCCAAGCTCCCCACAGAAAACAGTCAGTGTTCCTCTCAACGTAGCGCTGGGACAGCAGATTCTCACAGTGCAGCATTCAACGCCCTCTTCCCCGGGAAAAGCTGTCGCTAACAGTACAACTGCTCAG GCTGTGAAATCTGCAGTACAGACCCTCACTGTTGGGGGAGTGGGTACTTCTCAATTTAAGACGATAATTCCCTTGGCAACGGCACCCAATGTTCAGCAAATTCAGGTACCTGGAAGCAAATTCCATTATGTCCGGCTTGTAACTGCCACAACTGCCAGTAGTACAGCACAACCAGCCAATCAAAACCCCAGCACCAGCACTGCAACCCTGCAGCAAG CCAAACCAGTGGTGGTGAATGCAACCCCTGTACGGATGTCTGTTCCAATTATTCCAGCAACGCAGACAGTCAAACAA GTGGCCCCCAAACCAATGAACACAACTTCGCAGATAGTTACCACAAGCCAGCCACAACAGAGACTCATTATGCCTGCCACGCCACTGCCACAAATCCAACCCAACCTCACCAACCTTCCCCCTGGCACTGTCCTGGCCCCTGCCCATGGCACAGGAAATGTGGGCTATGCGTTTCTCCCAGCTCAGTATGTCACACAG CAGCCATCTTGTGTCTCCATAGCGAGCAGTACTAGTCTTAGTGGGACATCAAGTATCCAGACCCAAGCCCGGCTTCCATTCAATGG AATAATCTCGTCTGAATCTGCAAATCGTCCAAGAAAACCCTGCAATTGTACAAAATCACTGTGTCTTAAGCT atactGCGATTGCTTTGCAAATGGAGAGTTCTGTAACAATTGCAACTGTACAAATTGCTATAACAACCTGGACCATGAAAACGATAGGCAAAAAGCAATCAag GCCTGCCTGGACAGAAATCCTGAAGCCTTTAAACCTaaaatagggaagggaaaggaaggcgaGTCGGACAGGCGACacagcaaaggttgtaactgcaaAAGGTCTGGGTGCCTCAAAAATTATTGCGAGTGCTATGAG GCAAAGATCATGTGCTCTTCAATTTGCAAATGTATTGGCTGCAAGAATTTTGAAGAAAGCCCAGAACGGAAAACGCTGATGCACTTGGCCGATGCTGCTGAAGTGCGAGTCCAGCAGCAAACAGCCGCCAAGACAAAATTGTCTTCGCAGATTTCAGATCTTTTAACCAGGCCAGCCCCAGTGCTGACAAGCGGAGGGGGAAG gTTGCCCTTCACGTTTGTAACAAAAGAGGTTGCTGATGCGACATGTGACTGTTTACTTGCACAGGCTGAACAGGCCGAGAAAGCAGGAAAATCAAAAGCAGCAGCGGAACGGATGATTCTAGAGGAATTTGGACGTTGTCTAATGAGAATCATTAACTCGGCAGGAAAGTCCAAAAGTGATCCTTGTGCCATGAActgctga
- the LIN54 gene encoding protein lin-54 homolog isoform X1: protein MEVVSAEVNSLLPEEIMDTGITLEEDESIEAVIVGDPIPMETELEGIANVSSAEDHTTIDAPSVTTESVALPSNCVGPVTGNAAFVKSDASVTPQPSFQSGLQKLGTQTPVSLSGNQIILNKATDLKIGKQAIKQEGQKLIVTTLGKPGQPIVLALPHNQLSQSQKTTSQLQASDSKVPAQQFKVVTIGGRSEVKPIIGVSTLTPGCQLVNTANQSSVLQTQQLKAVQIAKKTRTPTSAPMITKLIITKPINSKAVTGQTTQVSPVIAGRVLTQTAPGTPPKTVTISESGVIGTTISSTIQEASNKIAISPLKSPNKQLTVVSVASQPPSSPQKTVSVPLNVALGQQILTVQHSTPSSPGKAVANSTTAQAVKSAVQTLTVGGVGTSQFKTIIPLATAPNVQQIQVPGSKFHYVRLVTATTASSTAQPANQNPSTSTATLQQAKPVVVNATPVRMSVPIIPATQTVKQVAPKPMNTTSQIVTTSQPQQRLIMPATPLPQIQPNLTNLPPGTVLAPAHGTGNVGYAFLPAQYVTQLQQPSCVSIASSTSLSGTSSIQTQARLPFNGIISSESANRPRKPCNCTKSLCLKLYCDCFANGEFCNNCNCTNCYNNLDHENDRQKAIKACLDRNPEAFKPKIGKGKEGESDRRHSKGCNCKRSGCLKNYCECYEAKIMCSSICKCIGCKNFEESPERKTLMHLADAAEVRVQQQTAAKTKLSSQISDLLTRPAPVLTSGGGRLPFTFVTKEVADATCDCLLAQAEQAEKAGKSKAAAERMILEEFGRCLMRIINSAGKSKSDPCAMNC, encoded by the exons ATGGAGGTTGTGTCAGCAGAAGTGAACAGCTTGCTCCCCGAAGAGATCATGGACACAGGTATAACATTGGAGGAAGACGAGAGCATCGAAGCTGTAATTGTGGGGGACCCTATTCCTATGGAAACGGAACTGGAGGGAATAGCAAATGTAAGCTCCGCTGAGGATCATACTACTATTGACGCACCCTCAGTCACTACGGAATCTGTCGCATTGCCCAGCAATTGTGTTGGCCCCGTTACCGGCAATGCTGCCTTCGTAAAATCTGATGCCAGTGTGACTCCACAACCTTCTTTTCAAAGCGGCCTCCAGAAGCTGGGCACCCAGACTCCCGTTTCTCTATCAGGCAATCAAATTATTCTTAACAAAGCAACGGACTTGAAAATTGGTAAACAGGCCATAAAGCAGGAAGGTCAAAAACTCATAGTAACAACTCTGGGCAAGCCCGGACAACCAATTGTCTTAGCGCTACCCCACAACCAGCTGTCACAGTCTCAGAAGACCACATCGCAATTACAAGCAAGTGACTCCAAGGTTCCAGCCCAGCAGTTCAAGGTGGTCACAATTGGAGGAAGGTCAGAGGTGAAACCCATCATTGGTGTCTCTACTTTGACTCCAGGGTGCCAGCTGGTAAATACCGCAAACCAGTCATCCGTACTGCAGACCCAGCAATTAAAAGCAGTGCAG attgcTAAGAAAACCAGGACACCAACTTCAGCTCCAATGATAACAAAACTCATCATCACAAAACCAATCAATAGCAAAGCAGTTACAGGGCAGACAACTCAAGTATCACCAGTTATTGCag gtagaGTTCTTACACAGACTGCTCCGGGGACACCCCCCAAAACTGTAACTATATCAGAAAGTGGAGTTATTGGGACAACTATAAGTTCTACAATACAGGAGGCATCAAATAAGATAGCAATCTCCCCTTTGAAATCCCCAAATAAG CAGCTAACGGTGGTGTCAGTCGCCTCGCAGCCTCCAAGCTCCCCACAGAAAACAGTCAGTGTTCCTCTCAACGTAGCGCTGGGACAGCAGATTCTCACAGTGCAGCATTCAACGCCCTCTTCCCCGGGAAAAGCTGTCGCTAACAGTACAACTGCTCAG GCTGTGAAATCTGCAGTACAGACCCTCACTGTTGGGGGAGTGGGTACTTCTCAATTTAAGACGATAATTCCCTTGGCAACGGCACCCAATGTTCAGCAAATTCAGGTACCTGGAAGCAAATTCCATTATGTCCGGCTTGTAACTGCCACAACTGCCAGTAGTACAGCACAACCAGCCAATCAAAACCCCAGCACCAGCACTGCAACCCTGCAGCAAG CCAAACCAGTGGTGGTGAATGCAACCCCTGTACGGATGTCTGTTCCAATTATTCCAGCAACGCAGACAGTCAAACAA GTGGCCCCCAAACCAATGAACACAACTTCGCAGATAGTTACCACAAGCCAGCCACAACAGAGACTCATTATGCCTGCCACGCCACTGCCACAAATCCAACCCAACCTCACCAACCTTCCCCCTGGCACTGTCCTGGCCCCTGCCCATGGCACAGGAAATGTGGGCTATGCGTTTCTCCCAGCTCAGTATGTCACACAG ctACAGCAGCCATCTTGTGTCTCCATAGCGAGCAGTACTAGTCTTAGTGGGACATCAAGTATCCAGACCCAAGCCCGGCTTCCATTCAATGG AATAATCTCGTCTGAATCTGCAAATCGTCCAAGAAAACCCTGCAATTGTACAAAATCACTGTGTCTTAAGCT atactGCGATTGCTTTGCAAATGGAGAGTTCTGTAACAATTGCAACTGTACAAATTGCTATAACAACCTGGACCATGAAAACGATAGGCAAAAAGCAATCAag GCCTGCCTGGACAGAAATCCTGAAGCCTTTAAACCTaaaatagggaagggaaaggaaggcgaGTCGGACAGGCGACacagcaaaggttgtaactgcaaAAGGTCTGGGTGCCTCAAAAATTATTGCGAGTGCTATGAG GCAAAGATCATGTGCTCTTCAATTTGCAAATGTATTGGCTGCAAGAATTTTGAAGAAAGCCCAGAACGGAAAACGCTGATGCACTTGGCCGATGCTGCTGAAGTGCGAGTCCAGCAGCAAACAGCCGCCAAGACAAAATTGTCTTCGCAGATTTCAGATCTTTTAACCAGGCCAGCCCCAGTGCTGACAAGCGGAGGGGGAAG gTTGCCCTTCACGTTTGTAACAAAAGAGGTTGCTGATGCGACATGTGACTGTTTACTTGCACAGGCTGAACAGGCCGAGAAAGCAGGAAAATCAAAAGCAGCAGCGGAACGGATGATTCTAGAGGAATTTGGACGTTGTCTAATGAGAATCATTAACTCGGCAGGAAAGTCCAAAAGTGATCCTTGTGCCATGAActgctga